GAATTTGAGGAAAATTCTTTTCAAAACAAACTTTAAGGAAACTGCAGATTATTGCACACGTTTAAATTCCTGTTCACTGTTAAAGGATTGATAATGATATATAAACGTACTGTTCAGGGGAGTTAATGTCCTCCAGCAGATTCCTGTTATAGTTGGAGCTCTCAGGGAGAGTCAGACATTTCTCCTTGactgaaaagacaaaaagaaaaacagtcaaaacaatgTCTTGAATGATGCTAATTCTTCTGAATTCaacatttgataaataactgaATGAATACCATACAAAGTAGGACCTGGAActcttcaaaaagaaaaaaaaatgcatcagtcGAGTAAAACTATGCAATCAATctatattataaattacaaaatattatactaaatgttttatttttaattacgtGACCAGATTCTGATTTGTAGTTGACAAACTTCtatttcctgaaaaaaagtactgaaaaggtatttaaaaattctctaaacaaacaaacttggatgatagaccttagtcaggttagACGTCATATTGAACGTGAATGAAAATGAGACTGTGGTGGATAGACTGAAGTCTTTACAATGGTGCACAGTGGGTAAAGGTCctaaatcatattatttttacaactcacaaaactgttttatggagcTTCTGTctattgaaagttttttttttctttaagaaacatGTTTCGTCAGTCAGCGTGTTGTTAAACAGAACAATCCATTGAACGCACCATCATTTTatcctcacagccttgttttcattcctgtcaaaaattaaacatgGCGCAGTTTGATGATAGGGAAAGGTTTCATGTTAACTTTTTAATAGttctcacaaataaataaacaaatacatttaaaaataaaatgggatTTGTGTGTATAATGCTTTTTGAAAATCATGAGACACCAAAGTGTTGTGCATTCATGTGAAGTGCCTTAAACCATCAGCCCTTAAATACTGTGTTTGCTGCATTTACACAGAGGTGCTCACAACCATTCTTCTACCTGCTTTGTGCACAAAACTTCTGATGATGACATTCTCCACAACATGAGGGCTCAGTTCATGCAGTTGCCTGGTCAAATCCTCCAGCTCAGAATCCAGCTGCaggaaatcacaataaattaaaacagcagcaacaacatGGGTGTCATCCTTCTTGATTGTGTAATtgctatctgaaaaaaaaaattgtcacaatgTACTATATGCAAGTTCTTGTAAGTCACTGTAACCACCAGACGTCCCCCTTGCATATTGTGTCCATATAAACAGAGTCTAACTGTGAATAATCCAGTGTTGGgcaatgttacttttaaaagtaatgcattagaatattgtgttatttcataaaaaagtaactaattgcgttacttatttgctttttatggaaagtaatgtgtgaTGCTACTTTTGTATTACTTTTTCTCATTTGCTTGTATGATTGcactggatcatcgaaggtcagcagcaaggacattagttaataaaatgggaataaatacaaaaaagtatatttgtgttaacatatttaattattgcaggtttggaACTGGaacaatactatatatattttggtgTTATATTGTTCTGTTGTTATTAGATTCTTCTTGCCTGGCTTGAATGTTCAAATCCGATGTGGTTATAAATCAAGTGTCTACGACGTAAGTAAATGTACTTGCAAAAAGCTTCTCACTTCATTAATGTGCCATATGAGGTGTAAGTTTTCTGACTGTATAATGTCCAGACTAGACGAGATGTTCTGTGTCATGTCAGTCACACAGCCAGATGCTCCTGTGTTCATCTCGTCATTGTATTGTCCAGTCTCCTTTTCTAATTCACTATGCCATTGTGTGAGGTGGAACCTCCTTGACAAGAATGCAGGATCAGGACCCATCCTTATTATAATAATCTGCAggtttataaatatgtaattaaatgaaaatatgttatacaaattatatacaaatattaaaaaatatataatttcttaagAAATCTCTACATGTTTGGATAACATTTCAGTTAATATGCACCTCATACCTTTGGAATAAACACCATACAAAGAGTGCTACAGCAGCATGTGATGATCACAAGGGTCACAATGCAGAACTGCACATTTGGCCGATCCTGCCACAGCATGGATGCACATGTACCAGTCAGAATCACTGggactgacacaaacacactgaatcGGATACTCCTGCTGTCATTTACGGCAGGGATGTTCATGTGGCGTGTGATCCAGGCCAGGAAACAGGTACTCAGCTGGATAGGAGACATGGACATGTGCAAAAACATTCGGTTCATTTACCATCTGTTTCATTATTGCTACAGTATATAACTGACCACTGTTTGACATGTTTTTAATCTAATCTCATACCAGGATTATCCCCTTATAAACATAGAATGCAGTCATCCAGAAACCAATGTATGTGTTTTCACATCGCTCTGAAAAGggctgaataaaaaaatcttgccCATGAGGATCAGcctaaaaacaaaaagagaaaaatactgaGACAGAAAtcaacccaggctcactggaagTACATAAATCTGtctatatttctaaaaaaaaccctgcaaaatTATCAATGAATAAAGGCTTATTTTTATGTGGTTCCTTGCAAAATACTATGTTATGATCTCACATATTCAGACTCTTTCCTTTTTATGTTGCAAAGAGGAAAGACATTGCAAAGATTTGGAGTAAATGATAGATAGAGGATCTCTTTATGAATTCTTGTATTGCTTTAAGAGCTTTCTAATATTCTTGGCTCCATGAGCGatttggaaaatgtgtttttgttgttactcACCACTATATGATGCTCCTTCACTGTTCTTCTCAAAGGATCCAAAATTTGCAGACAAATTAATAAACTCAGGTCAATCAACAAAAGAAACATAACCAGGAGAACCGGCCCATAGTTCTTTGTGGCCTGAGGAAGTCCAAAAAAGACAGGAAGGACACACTGTAACACTTAATAacagaaatgaattattttcaaaaaatattttttttaatagtaagaaGAACAAATACTAAATCTTTCTCACCTTTTTTTCCATGCTATGTTttttgaataatgaatgaattgtCCATGTTTTTGCAAACATGGCTCCAAAAGCTGCTGTACATCCAATAGATAAACATGATATTTGCACCTATGAAAAATGCCACAgatcatacatatacatataatccCATAGCAGAATCTCAATATAAATATCACCTGCTTCTAAGGCTAGATAAAAGTGCTATCCGAATAACAACTGTAACAATATTCTTACTGCATAAGTACTTACAGAGCAAGAAACGTCAAATACTCTATTGGAAACATAAGACCCATCTAGTCCCATGAAGAAAATGGAGGAATAAGACAACACAGCGCCAACAATAATCAAAGAGTTCATAAAAGGTCTTGACATGCTAATGGCCCTGTGAATgacaaaatagaatagaatacaacaGATCTATAATCATGGTTTAAAAGAAATGCTTTTAGCGCTGTTGAACAAAAGACTTAATAAATACACATTCAAGATCATTAACCAAACACTCAACTTACCAATGATTGCGGTGTTTCACACTGAAGACCAGGAAACTACAAGCTGTAAAAACTCCTAAGAAATTTAGAAACGCCACAATACCGTAGAGAAATAAATTGATTCGTTTCCTGTGAGGGTACACATGGGTTCGGTCCTTTGTGGGTTTATCCCCTGTAGAAggcaaatgcatgtttttttatatatagcagATACTGAATGTTTCACtagaattttagattttttacacACTTTCACAGGTACATTTTCAGCATGCGAGTCAGACATATCCTGCACACATTCCTCATCAGGTCTGCTGAAATACATATCAGACATATTTTCTATAAGAGTCTTACTTTGAAATCTGATTGGACTGATGAACTCTAGTTCGTCTGTAACGGCactatatttttgaatattgacAGCCGTTCCATctatggagggaaaaaaaactgcTGTCAAGAATAATAAAAAGACATTGTAAAGAAAGCTAGGAAGCCTCAAATAAGTTGTACTGTACCTTGGCACTGAGCAAACAAAACATTGGCCATTCTTTCACCATTTTGGAACATAATGTGACCCTGCATAACAATTTTTAGCAATATTAAATTCAAATgtgtaatgttaaatttaaatataaaaagaaccAGAAATATGTATATGAGTCAAtgacaatttgtatttttttaatttatttttttggtctggATGTGTTGagaattaaattcaaatgtatcacaaatgcatttttctaatgtaatttttatgacaaacatgtatataatttctaaataataaaaaaaaaaaaagagacttctGGGGGTtttagataaaaatgtaaaaaaaaatcctgaaattcCTTAAAGAATGTTGACAATCTTctattatttctataaataaattaagcagtgaagcattttgttttaaaatattaatactcttCTCAAGAAATTGACATAAAATTTGTTAATGATCTTCTCCTCTTTATCATATCAGACATCTTTATTTGTCATGGACCCACATGTAACAGACATATGtaagtaaatatcaaaaaaaaaaaaagtattcactaattgtaatgtgtttgtaatgtttataAGTAATGTTTGAAATGTCTaaaagatagataaatagataacattttatacatattgTGTATGTTTTCATAATTGCTGTTTTTTGTCCACTATTTCTCAAGCAGAATTTTGAAACTTTGTACACACTGTCACACCAAAGAAGTTGATCTTTTCCATGGCCTCCAGGATCATCTGTCCCACTTCTTGCTCAGAGACAGTAAAGTTGCGATGGATGCTGTATCTCTCTCTGTACCTCACAGTCTCCATGACTCTCGTTAAAACTTTGGCAATTACCCAAGTGCCATCATAAGCAAAGCCATGAAACTTGCTGGCACCCAGATGCTTCAGCTGTCGTCTTTCGTCATACTCTTTCTCATACTCCTGAGGTGTCTAAGTAGAATAAGTATagatatgaaaacaaacaaaactactcCAATAAAACATTGCTCATTTTGCTCATGACAATGAAAGATGATGATGCAGTCAAATGCAAACATACCCTGCCAGAGATCCCTCTGATGTTTCTGGTGCTAAGAGTCTCAATATCTGCACTGATGGATCCCTCTATGGCAGTCAGTATGTTTACTGCTGTGCAGTTTGTGTACTCAGTGTCAGTCCACCAGCTGGATTGGGTCCAGCCCGGCAGAATCCACTGGTACTTTTGGCCATACATGCTGAGTTTATACACCTGTGACACAAAAGCATGTTTATGGTCTATGTTGTATTAAGGTGTGGTGCTAACTGCAGCGCTAAAATGCTTACTCATTTACATGTTTTGGCCTATGAAAAaaatcatccctgcagcactctgtaatctaaagaacattttcccACAGTAAAgtaccttttgtgcaatggaaaggttctatggatgttaatgGTTCTTCAAGAAACCATCAGTGCCAATTAAAGAATACGTGTGTGGCTGGGACATACTTACACAGCAGAAGACTTCAGCAGCTAAGCTCACATCAAAATGAGCTATCACTATTCTCACATCAttgtcctgttaaaaaaaaatggtcaagGATGATAAATATCTACAGATAAATATACATTATGCACTGTGATCTGCGGATGTGCATTATAAAAACAACTTTCAGCTTTCATGCAACTCTGTAGTGATgcactttatataaataaaccttGAAAAGTTCTTTATTGATTTATGGAATGTGTGTGAGGAAACCAGACCATTGTATACATGCCTTCAGTTTTTTCACACTATCACAAGGGGCTTCAAAGAAGCTCTCTGCCTCTGCAAGCTGGATGTTAGCCGCCTCCAGATGTCTGCTTAAGTCTCTTTGTATCTTTTTGAGAGAAGGTGAGTTTTCAGTTCACATTCTATCAAGCTCCATATACTTAATCGTATTGTCACTAATTAATTTGGATTACCACTGTGAACCTCTGCTCACGCTGAGTCAGTGTACCAACTCTACTCCATCCATACTGCCTGAGAAACCTCACCAGCGCCACATTAACTGCACTGTCTGATGGCACAGTACGGAAAAAGTTTGGAAATCTTCTTTTGTTGGCCAGTGAAGGTGCGGTTACTGCAAATGACAGCTGAGAAATGCAGAAATAGTTGCATTAgttgtgaaaacaaataaaaccttgAGTTGACCAATACAAATGTCATGGAAGTGGCAATAATCATTCTGATTGATTGAGCACCTGCACAAGGTTCCAACCTTCGAGAGACTGGGCTAGGATAGATGTCACTGATGAACACACCCCTCCAAAGATCATGACAGGTTTGGGGCCATTGAATATGGTGTCAAAAAATGCTTTGAGTGCTTTGCCGTTATCACACTAAACAGAGAATCACACAGCAACAGTGAGCAACATgtagtgttgttttatttgttgtatttttttttttttgggggggggggtgatttacCACAGTACTGATCGAACAGAGGAAATGTGGTACCATGTGATTACCATGTACAATATGCTTaacaatacaaatatgaaataaaaggtTACCATGCTTATTCCATTAACAGACAAACTCGTATTATATATGCCATTAGATCACTGTTACTCAAAAAGGTTAAGAAATTTTGCAAAGATAGCAGAAAATACAACTTAGTTTGTAATGTATTTAGTTTAGTCTCTATGAGActaaaaaattaggaaaaaaatatataaataaacagagaGACTTTTAAGCATTAGCATTAGCAACATTGGTTGGTTAGGGCTCATTCATTTATAAACAACTGCTATAGTGTGACACTGCCACAGTAAAGCCTGTATGATGCTCACCAGGGATAAAGATTTAAAAAggtccttcgttcatcttcggaacacaaattgcagttaagatatttttgatgaaatccaagagctttctgaccctgcatagacagcaatgcaactgcaacGTTCCCAGGCCCAgcaaggtagtaaggacattgttaaaatagtgcatgtgacatcagtggttcaaatgcaattttatgaagctccgagaatactttttgtgcgcacagagtacacaaaaataacaatcaGAATGGCGGCTCCTGCGTCATCTGCACCACAGGCATGTGTCGTGGTATTCTCGTGAATGCGTGGCAAAAACTGatacggaagagaagaaattgttgaataaagttgttatttttgttttctctgtgcaCAAAaggtattcttgtagcttcataaaatacaactgaaccactgatgtcacatggattattttaacgatgtccatACTACGTTATCAgaccttgaacgtggtagttcccttgctgtctatgcagggtcagaaagctctcggaattcatcgaaaatatcttaatttatgttctgaagattaacaaaggtcttacgggtttagaacgacatgagggtgagtaattaaagacagaattttcatttttgggtgaactatccctttaactccaGATAAATGGTCCAAAATGATCTCTGAGACATTTGAGctgtttttaaatgcactgaTACAGTAAAACTGCTTGTTATCTGAGAGAATTTAAAGAGATTTTGTGTTACCTCTGAGTCTGTGAGGTGAAACTGAAGCTCGTAGTTGCCTAAAGGAGACGGCTGCTCACTCAAATGATGCAGTGCTAGCTCAACAGCAGGAAGCACCTCTGCCGTAATGTTGCCCCTCCCTGGATCTCCGCTGAGTGGCATAATCCATAAAACTGGCAGCTTATGTCGCACCAGGCAATAGTATGATGGCATTTGAGTCAGTTCCCAAAAAGTGAGAACATTCAACAAGCTCCACCAGTATTCCATCTCCAAGAGTAAAATCAGGCCTGTGCTTGAAAAGTAAGCATCAGTCAAACAAACTTATGCTGCCATGTGTGCAGCCCTGAGTCTTTAAGCATTTTCTAAAGCCTCATCTGTTGTCACCTGGAAAGACTCTAGTCCTCAACCATCCAAAGGGATAAAGAGATAAGGACTAACTGCGGACATCTGCTGCTGTGCACTAAATCCTCAGAAAGACGAGGAAATGCCATCACACAAATCTGCCCACTTGCAGTTTGGacctttttttctgtgaacaagttaaaaacaaatacacagcatttaatgtaatatttaatcgAATAAAGTCAATGTCAAGATAAGTTTCAGAACCATTACTAGGAACATGAGAAGGAATTTTGTCATTGTTGTCATCTGCTGTCCATCTAAGGTCTCCTGCAaacacgagagagagaaaaaaagaaaaaggcagaaagtaagaaactgagcaaaaaaaaattaaaatataaatctgttCAAGTGGTTGAAAAT
The Cyprinus carpio isolate SPL01 chromosome A16, ASM1834038v1, whole genome shotgun sequence genome window above contains:
- the LOC109105322 gene encoding gamma-aminobutyric acid type B receptor subunit 2, with translation MEYWWSLLNVLTFWELTQMPSYYCLVRHKLPVLWIMPLSGDPGRGNITAEVLPAVELALHHLSEQPSPLGNYELQFHLTDSECDNGKALKAFFDTIFNGPKPVMIFGGVCSSVTSILAQSLEGWNLVQLSFAVTAPSLANKRRFPNFFRTVPSDSAVNVALVRFLRQYGWSRVGTLTQREQRFTVIQRDLSRHLEAANIQLAEAESFFEAPCDSVKKLKDNDVRIVIAHFDVSLAAEVFCCVYKLSMYGQKYQWILPGWTQSSWWTDTEYTNCTAVNILTAIEGSISADIETLSTRNIRGISGRTPQEYEKEYDERRQLKHLGASKFHGFAYDGTWVIAKVLTRVMETVRYRERYSIHRNFTVSEQEVGQMILEAMEKINFFGVTGHIMFQNGERMANVLFAQCQDGTAVNIQKYSAVTDELEFISPIRFQRDKPTKDRTHVYPHRKRINLFLYGIVAFLNFLGVFTACSFLVFSVKHRNHWAISMSRPFMNSLIIVGAVLSYSSIFFMGLDGSYVSNRVFDVSCSVQISCLSIGCTAAFGAMFAKTWTIHSLFKKHSMEKKATKNYGPVLLVMFLLLIDLSLLICLQILDPLRRTVKEHHIVADPHGQDFFIQPFSERCENTYIGFWMTAFYVYKGIILLSTCFLAWITRHMNIPAVNDSRSIRFSVFVSVPVILTGTCASMLWQDRPNVQFCIVTLVIITCCCSTLCMVFIPKIIIIRMGPDPAFLSRRFHLTQWHSELEKETGQYNDEMNTGASGCVTDMTQNISSSLDIIQSENLHLIWHINELDSELEDLTRQLHELSPHVVENVIIRSFVHKAVKEKCLTLPESSNYNRNLLEDINSPEHIQRRLSLQLPILHHAYLPSIGGVDSSPLNSPFESPQYTPVPGHMECW